A genomic stretch from Hemicordylus capensis ecotype Gifberg chromosome 5, rHemCap1.1.pri, whole genome shotgun sequence includes:
- the LOC128325688 gene encoding uncharacterized protein LOC128325688 — MPLVPGVGGSVAPVRILLCGHSLVFWAFKRASTSRWGSQLGFGRRAAVYWLGMRGMLWNQLLPALREHLDSFSPPDILVLHLGENDLGKRTGLSIVQQASSDLSLLQEWMPGVLILWVNWLQRRVWRNARSGLCLEKARRKASAAIGKLVIAAGGAVIHHPNVVARLPELYRADGVHLSELGCDLYLGNIQRRLAEFLGSGGAGRSSVG; from the exons ATGCCGTTGGttccgg GTGTTGGGGGATCGGTGGCTCCAGTACGGATCCTGTTGTGCGGCCACTCgctggtcttttgggccttcaagcggGCTAGCACGTCTCGTTGGGGATCCCAGCTTGGGTTTGGAAGACGGGCTGCTGTGTACTGGTTGGGCATGCGTGGGATGCTCTGGAACCAGCTACTGCCCGCACTTAGGGAGCACTTAGATAGTTTTTCCCCGCCCGACATCTTGGTTTTGCATTTAGGGGAAAATGACCTAGGCAAGCGGACTGGCCTGTCTATTGTTCAGCAGGCCTCCTCTGATTTGTCCTTATTGCAGGAATGGATGCCCGGGGTGCTTATTCTCTGGGTTAATTGGCTGCAGCGTAGGGTGTGGCGGAATGCCCGTTCGGGGCTTTGTCTAGAAAAGGCTAGGCGCAAAGCTTCAGCCGCAATTGGGAAACTTGTGATAGCTGCCGGTGGTGCTGTAATACACCACCCTAATGTGGTGGCTCGTCTTCCCGAGTTATATCGTGCCGATGGGGTTCACCTTTCGGAGCTTGGTTGTGATCTATATTTAGGTAACATacagaggaggcttgctgaatttttgggcagtggtggggcagggaggtcaagcgtgggctaa